The proteins below come from a single Gimesia alba genomic window:
- a CDS encoding NAD(P)/FAD-dependent oxidoreductase produces the protein MSLKVTNIRLPVEVPEQELAIHIAEKLGIPAAEVQSFRIIRKSLDARSRQDLRFVYSAEVQVPDESGVLKNLREDSSVQAYSEVPFLDPESGTQPLDERPVVVGSGPAGLLAGYFLALKGYRPLIIERGFPVKERVPEIRHFDKGADFQNENNYLFGEGGAGCFSDGKLTCRLSGPDVQWVLERFVDCGARPSIVYEHRPHLGSNKLPMICRNFRRKIDALGGEFRFECRLEGIDVANGQIQGVMTSSGYLKTSQVILGIGHSARDTYHMLYELGVPLFRKAFQLGLRIEQPQEQVNSHKYGRDEYLSLLGAADYTMITKGKRDLYTFCMCAGGIVMPSISEPKMFCTNGMSNSRHDTGFANSGIMTTIYPEEFGSEHPLAGVELQRKYEAVAFELGEKNYYCPIQRPADFLNDRKTDPGFRYQGTYQRGVVASNLNQVLPPVVISQIQNGLPIMNQKWHGAFLENAVLVGPEMRGSSPIRIDRDRETYQTPGFRGLYPVGEGAGYAGGIVSAAVDGLLSAKKLVAQFAPLGSATV, from the coding sequence ATGTCACTCAAAGTTACTAATATTCGCTTACCGGTTGAGGTTCCAGAACAAGAACTGGCAATTCATATTGCAGAAAAACTGGGAATTCCGGCCGCAGAAGTTCAGAGTTTTCGAATCATCAGGAAAAGTCTGGATGCCCGTTCGCGCCAGGACTTACGCTTTGTTTATTCGGCAGAGGTCCAGGTACCCGATGAATCAGGCGTTCTGAAAAATCTTCGCGAAGATTCCTCTGTCCAGGCTTATTCGGAAGTTCCTTTTCTGGATCCTGAATCTGGCACGCAACCACTTGATGAACGCCCTGTCGTTGTTGGTTCAGGACCTGCGGGGTTGCTGGCCGGATATTTCCTGGCGCTCAAAGGATACCGACCTTTGATTATTGAACGCGGCTTTCCAGTCAAAGAGCGCGTTCCCGAGATCAGACACTTTGATAAAGGGGCTGACTTTCAAAACGAAAATAACTACCTGTTTGGTGAAGGGGGCGCTGGCTGTTTCAGCGATGGTAAACTCACTTGCCGATTGAGTGGACCTGATGTGCAGTGGGTGCTGGAGCGTTTTGTTGATTGTGGTGCGCGGCCCTCAATCGTCTATGAACATCGTCCCCATTTAGGCAGTAACAAGCTTCCCATGATCTGTCGAAACTTTCGGCGGAAGATTGATGCATTGGGTGGTGAGTTTCGATTTGAGTGCCGCCTTGAGGGAATTGATGTTGCCAATGGTCAGATTCAGGGCGTTATGACATCGTCTGGGTATCTTAAAACATCTCAGGTGATTCTGGGAATTGGCCACAGCGCCCGTGATACTTATCACATGTTATACGAGTTGGGGGTCCCCCTGTTTCGTAAGGCATTTCAACTGGGGCTGAGAATCGAACAGCCTCAAGAGCAGGTCAACAGCCACAAATATGGTCGTGATGAATACCTTTCACTGCTGGGCGCTGCAGACTATACGATGATCACAAAAGGCAAGCGTGATCTGTATACATTCTGTATGTGTGCCGGGGGAATTGTGATGCCTAGCATTTCAGAGCCCAAGATGTTCTGTACGAATGGCATGAGCAATTCCAGACACGATACCGGGTTCGCGAACAGTGGCATCATGACTACCATCTATCCCGAAGAATTTGGGAGTGAGCATCCTCTGGCAGGAGTTGAGCTCCAGAGAAAATACGAAGCAGTTGCTTTTGAGTTAGGTGAGAAAAATTACTACTGTCCTATTCAGCGTCCCGCAGATTTTCTGAATGATCGAAAAACTGATCCAGGATTTCGATATCAAGGCACGTATCAAAGGGGAGTCGTCGCTTCAAATTTGAATCAGGTCCTGCCCCCAGTCGTGATTTCACAGATTCAGAATGGCCTACCGATCATGAATCAAAAGTGGCATGGCGCATTTTTAGAGAATGCCGTATTAGTCGGCCCTGAAATGCGTGGTAGTTCTCCCATCCGCATTGATCGAGACCGTGAAACCTATCAAACTCCTGGCTTTCGTGGTTTATACCCAGTGGGTGAGGGGGCCGGTTATGCAGGAGGTATTGTTTCAGCGGCAGTGGATGGCTTGCTTAGTGCGAAAAAACTGGTGGCTCAATTCGCACCCCTTGGATCCGCGACTGTTTAA
- a CDS encoding lysophospholipid acyltransferase family protein, producing MKIQSRTVLGVINYLVVFIIRMIFKTTRLEFVGDSIERCPFADTGDERFLYSVWHDSVIPPLFCAVKHNSVALISQHRDADTIEAMLKAAGMGAIRGSTTRGGASAIKKLITLAEGKHIVITPDGPRGPHHKMKSGIVFLASHSGRAVIPNAFSASSYWKFQGSWTSIWIPKPFSKVYYLVGEPIYIPKDISREEMNSYTDLVQEKMEELEQELKQIVCSEPDPETVPFRKAA from the coding sequence TTGAAAATTCAGAGTCGCACTGTTTTGGGTGTTATCAATTATTTGGTCGTATTTATCATCCGGATGATCTTTAAGACAACCCGTCTTGAATTTGTCGGAGATAGTATCGAACGTTGTCCATTCGCTGATACGGGTGATGAACGATTTTTATATAGTGTCTGGCATGATTCAGTGATCCCTCCACTTTTTTGTGCTGTCAAACACAATAGTGTGGCACTGATCAGCCAGCATCGAGATGCTGATACAATTGAAGCGATGTTGAAGGCAGCTGGAATGGGCGCCATTCGTGGTTCTACGACTCGAGGAGGGGCTAGTGCGATCAAAAAATTGATCACATTGGCAGAAGGCAAGCATATTGTCATTACTCCAGACGGACCACGGGGACCCCATCATAAAATGAAATCAGGCATTGTATTCCTGGCATCACATTCAGGAAGAGCAGTCATTCCTAACGCTTTTTCAGCTTCAAGCTACTGGAAATTTCAAGGGAGTTGGACGAGTATCTGGATCCCCAAACCATTTTCGAAAGTCTATTATCTGGTGGGTGAACCGATCTACATTCCGAAAGACATCTCTCGTGAAGAGATGAATTCCTACACCGATTTAGTCCAGGAAAAAATGGAAGAACTGGAACAGGAATTAAAGCAAATTGTTTGCAGTGAGCCAGATCCGGAAACCGTTCCTTTCAGGAAAGCTGCCTGA